The nucleotide window CACAAGCATGGTGGGCGCCGAAGCGCTCACGCTGATGAACCGATTCCCGTATCGGGAACGACCAAGCACGTGGGAAGCGACCTCGGTCACGCGTGAAGAGGTCCTTAAGCGGCTGATTCGCCCACCGCTACGAGCTGTGGAACCCAGCGCCCAGGCGAATCGGATGTTCGGGGCCCGTCTCCTCCTCGACTGGCTAATGACTTTTCCGGGAGAAACCTGGCAACAGCGCTGGCAGAAGAGCCCTGCCCACGGCCAGCACATTGCGTCGCAGGGGTGGCGGGATGCCTTCGCAGCCTGGGCCCGCCCGGAAGGGCGAGTATCTCGCCGTGAAACGCTCCTCGTCGGGCTGCTGGCGCTGCTCTGCGCGGATGCCGTCAGACCCGACCCGGAATTCCTCATCGGGTCAAGATCGCGGCATCTTCGGCCGGCTCTGGAGACCACACGCGACCCCGAGGGGTTCGCCCGCTTGAGGGCTTCACTGCCGACGAACATCTCGGCTGCGAATATCTCGTCCGGACTGAAGACCATCGCGGAGATCTTGGCCTGCCGAGGCGGTGCCATCGAGGACATCGTCGTCGGCGATCTGCTGCTCTGGCAGAGCAAGAATCCGAGCAACAGCAATGGACGAATCCAGCTCGCCTACACCTGGCTACGCGACTTGGGTCTCTTTCCAGCAGACGCACCGCACACACTGTTCCGGATCTCGAACCGCACCGGGCAACTCACCCCAGCGGACCTTGTCGACCGCTACGAACTGCAGTGCCGTCCGATCCGCGACCTCTTGGTCGCCTACCTCTCCCATCGGTCCGTAGGGCTCGACTTCACGACACTGCAGGCGCTCACGATCTCGCTGGCGCTTCGGTTCTGGGGCGACCTGGAGCGGCATCATCCGGGCATCGACTCTCTTCGGCTTCCTGCCGAGGTGATCACTGCCTGGAAGGTCCGCCTCGCCACGAAGACCGTCCGCAAGCGTCTGCCCGACGGATCATTTCGTGAGTTCACAGAGCCACGCCGAGGTGCAATCGGGATCAAAACCCAGGTCAGAGCCTTCTACCTGGACCTGGCGGAGTGGGCAGTGGAAGACCCCGGCCAGTGGGCTGCCTGGGTGGCGCCCTGCCCGATCAGCGAAGCCGAGTGCTCGGGAAGAAAGGCTGAGAAGCAGCTCAAGGCCCGCATGGACCAACGTACTCGCGAGCGCCTGCCGGCGCTGCCCACGCTGGTGAAGACGGCTCACCGCCTGCTGAAAGAGGCCACGATGCGTCTCGATGCACTCAACGCTGCCCCGCTCGGTTCGGATTTCAGCGTGCTTGGTGAGACGTTCAGGGTTCCGCGCTTCAGTAAATGCGCTGACGGGCGTCCGATCCATGCCTGGGATGCGAAGGGCACCCGGCGCTCGTTCGCGGGTGAGGAGCGCAGCGCATTCTGGGGGTGGGCTGCCATCGAGATCTTGCGGCAGACCGGCATCCGCATCGAGGAACTCCTCGAGCTGGGGCATCACAGCATCGTCACCTACAAGCTCCCTACCACCGGACAGACCGTTCCACTCTTGCAGATCGCCCCGTCGAAGACGGATCAAGAGCGACTTGTCTTGGTCACGCCGGAGCTGGCGGACGTGTTAAGCACGGTCGTCTCTCGAGTCCGAGGCTCGGACGGAAGAGTCCCTGTTCTTCGTAGCTATGACCACTATGAACGGGTCTGGAACCCGCCGATGCCTCTCCTGTTCCAGGATCGCTCTGGTGGCTACCTGCGTCCGCTGTCACGAGCGACGATCCGTCGGGGACTCGACGTCACCTTGTTGGCCTCAGGTCTGACGGACAGCGCGGGTGACCCCCTCATCTTCCAGCCCCACGACTTCCGCCGGATCTTCATCACGGACTCCATCCTCAACGGCCTGCCACCTCACATCGCCCAGGTCATCGCTGGTCACGACCACATCGGAACGACGATGGGATACGCCGCGATCTACCCCACTGATGCCATCGAGGCACATCGAGCGTTCATCGCCCGGCGCCGGGCTCTGCGGCCTGCCGATGAATACCGCACCGTCACACCTGAGGAATGGGGAGAGTTTCTCGGACACTTTGAGCGCCGCAAGCTCGCCCTGGGCGACTGCGGCCGTGCATACGGAACTGACTGTGCTCACGAACACGCTTGTGTCCGATGCCCCGTCCTGATCGTCCACGCGACAGAGCGTCCCCGGCTTGTCGAAATCCGCGACAACCTCCTCGCGCGCATCTTGGAAGCCGAAAGGGAAGGCTGGTTCGGCGAGATCGAGGGGCTGCAGAGCAGCCTGACCCACGCCGAGGAGAAGCTTGCCCAACTCGACGCCCAGATCTCCCAGAAGCAGGAGTCTGTCGACCTGGGGATTCCTACCTTCCGGGAGATCGCTGCTCGTACCAGTGGGGTGGCAACCCCGCCGGGGCCTGCGTGACTGAATGGCATTACTCCGGCGTGCTCAGCGGACACCGCCGCAGAGCGCGGCGCTTGGACGGCTTCAGCCACGGATAATCTACGCCTCCTCGGCCCCACCACGGGCCAGTTCTACGGGCTGCGGGCCAGTAGGTGGGTGTCGAGGAAGCCCCGCTCTGACGCCGGGTCGTGGAGCAACCGAGCCACCATGACGAGTCCGGCCCCGGTCAGCAACTCGGCAAACTGGTCCGCCGGCCAGCTATAGGCAGGCGCCACCTTGTGGTCGAAGCGGACAGGCTCCGGCCCCTCGGTTCCGAAGAAGGACGCCAGGAGCAGGCCCCCTGGTGCCAGGACACGCACCAGCTCATCGAGTAGCGCGGGCAATTCTTCAGGCGGGGTATGGATCATCGCGTAGTGGGCCAACACTCCACCAAGCGCGCCGTCCTCGACCGGCAGGGCCTCCATTCGTGCTTCGTCGAACCGCAGCCCCGGATGGGCCCGCCGGGCGTGGGCGACCATAGCCGGGGAGAGGTCAAGCCCGAAGGAGTCCAACCCCAAGTCGTGCAGCATGGCCGTCAAGTGGCCGGGTCCGCACCCGACGTCGGCTGCCCGTAGGTTCCCCGTGCCACGCACGAGCTCGGCGAAGGTGCCGATCATGTTCCGCGCGAACGGCTGCGTCTCCAACCGATTAGCGAACAGCGATGCATACAGTTCGACGACCCCGTCGTAGGCCGTCCTGGTCTCGTCCTGGTATTTCCACACGGGGAGGAAGCTAACACCCGCGCCGTTCACAGCAGTTCTCCGGCCCCATACCGGCCCCCTTCCCCGCAGGACTGATCGTCCTGTCACTGACCACGGGACGCCTCGGTAGTTCGGAGAAGCCAAGTGGAGAAGTACGTCGGCGCACCTACCGGGCCCGTCCACTTCAGAGCGTCCCTGTGGAATCCGACCCACGCCATCGCCGGCGCTCCGGACAGGCGCGTGCAGTGCTCGCAGGAGCAGAGGTGGGGGTCGTTCGGAATACCGGTCGCCTGGTACGCGTGGTCGCCACACTGACAGTGCCCGGTCCATAGGTCGGGGACGACGATCGACTCGGCCATGGGTGGCTCCTCTGGTGCGAGAACTCTGATTTCCTGCGGCAGCTTGCCGCACCTCTGCACGCTCGCGCTGGCGTTCGGTATTGCCCGACACCAAAGAGGCGGCAAGTCCACCCCTGACGGTGAACGCGCGTACGAGTCTTCACGGTTCGGCGATACCCAAGGGCCATGCATGGGCGGGCGGGTGAATCGGCCGCATTGCACACCGCCTCCGCTCGCATCGGATACGCATCCACGACAGAACCCCCGGGATCGAATGATTCCGGGGGCTCTGCGTCATACCGTGAGTAAGGTCAGCTCTCGCTAGGTCCGTCGTCGGTGGAACTGTCCGTGCGTCGGCGGCGAGCCGCGATGAGGGCGGCGCTGCCCGCGACGACGAAGAGTCCGCCACTGCCGAGGATCCACGGGGTCGCGTCGGCTCCGGTATGGGCGAGGGAGCCGGTCGGGGTCTTCGGCGTCGTTTCCTCGGTCGCGGTTGCCTCCGGGAGAAGTGAGGATTCGGCGTCCGGTGTGGCGGAGTCGGCGGGGGTGGGCTGCGCCCCGTCTGAGGGGATGTCGGTCGTCTTGTCCGTCGGCTTCTCGGAGGGGTCGTCGGGCTTCGGCGTGGGCTTGTCCGTCGGCTTCTCGGACGGGTCGGGCTTCGGTGTGGTTGAGGTCTTGGCGTTGGTGACGGTCACGGTGACCGGGGCACCGGGGCCTGCGGCGAAGGTCTTCGCGGGCTTGTAGAGGTCGTAGCCCTGGGGAGCCTTGACCTGCTTGACCCAGAACTCAGTCTTTCGGCTGGTCATGGGCAGCTCACCCGTGGCCGTCCCCTGCGACCCGGTAGTGAGGGTGAGCAGCGTGTCGCTGCCCGTTCCGATGTTCACGGTGGAGCCGGGCAAGAGCTTTCCCGTCTTGTCGTCCTTGGCCTGGAGGAGGACCTTGGCGGCTTTGAACGGGTCGGTGATCGTCAGCCGCGCGGTCGCGCCTGGGGTGACGATGACGTCTTGGTCGGCAACGACCTCGTGGAGCGGGCTTCCGGAAAACGTTTCCTTCAGCCGATAGATGCCGGGAGGGAGGTCGGGGAAGGTCAGCTTCCCCTGTGCGTCGGTCTTCCCGCGCCCGGTCTCTTGACCGGTGGCATCGAGGAGGAGGAACGCCGCGCCCGACAGAACGTCCCCGGCGGTGTCCTTCTTGGTGATCGCGATGCTGCCTGCGTCCGGAGCGGGGGTCTCGATGGGAGAGGTGGAGGCGGAGGGTGTCGGCTCGGACGGCTGGGCGGATGCGGTTGGCGCCCAGGTGAGGGTGCCGGTCACCGCGGCGGCGAGGGCAGCCGATCGGACGGCGCCGCGGACGATACGAGCATGCACAGGGAAGGGGCTCCTTGATCAGGTGGGGTGGAGAAGTCATCGAGGACGGCCGGCAGCCGAGGCTGCTGGCGGCGGGGCGACGGGTGAGTAGCTGGGCGGTTGCTTGGTTGTCGGGTTGGCGACGCGGAGGTGCTGGCGTGTGGGGAAGGCGATGTCCTGGACGGTGCGCTGCAACGGTTCGGTGGAGATCAGCGAGGCGGTGAAGGCCGCGACGAGTGTCGGGGGCGTGCTGAACGAGAAGCGCGCTTGCCAGTGCGGTCTTGGCTTGGGTCCGCTCCAGGCCAGCCATTGAGGTCCGGCGGAGCCGAGGATTCCGTCGGCCGCATACCAGTGCCGCACGGTGCCGTGCCCATCCGGGGAGCGGAAGGTCTGGGTGCCGTCGGTCTTGATGTCGTGGCTCCAGCCGCGGGCGAGCAACGGTGTGTACGCCTCATGCGGTGCCGTTGTGTCCGCGAACAGCCGGTCGTGGTCGCTGTCGCGGTCTTCCAGGTAGAGGTCGAGAAGGCGGGCGTGGAGGTCGTGCAGCAGCTCGATGGGGGTGGTGGCGTCGAGCGAGATCCGCCAGACCGCCGATTCGAATGGGCGATGGTTTGCAGCGATGGTCCACGTCCCCTTGTCCAGACTTGTGGGGTGCGCGGCGAAGCGGGTCCACAGGCGCAGACACGGGCTGTGGGTATAGGCCGTGTCCTCATCGAGCTGGTGCAGTGCCCAGTTCTCGTCGAAGGGGAAGGGCCAGGCCGTCTTGAGGTCCATAGGACCGGGGCCGGCGAGATGGCGCGGGAGGATCTTCACGGCCTCGGCTGAGTCGAGGCCGCCGAGGGGATCGGGAGACATGCAGGGGCTCCTGCCGGGAAGCCTGCGCGGAACGCTGGGCGGTGGGTTCGGGCTGAGGATCAGCGCGCGCGGCCACCACTGAGAGTGGCGGGCGGGGAGGGAACCGTACGGGCTGCGCGGCCCGCAGATCGGCCCGACGCTGACGCGGGCCAGGCACCGGGGAACCAGACTGCGCTGTACTGCTCGATGGCGTCGCGCAGCCCGGTGGTGACGGCGCCCTCCCACGGTGGCTGGCCGGGGCGGTGGTACGTGTCGAACGTGCCGTACTGCTTGGTGCGCACCATGGTGCGCTGGGCTTCGTCTCGGCGGTGGAAGGTTCCGTGGTCCACGAAGCTGAGGGCCACGGCGTCGATCTCTCCGCGGTCCGCGTGGATGATCGCCAGGCGCAGGCCGCCGTAGGTGTCCGCGTGGATCGTTCCGGTAAAGCCGATCCGCAGACGCAGGGGTGCGCCCGGGGCTGGGGTGGCGTAGTAGGTGTTGCCCACGACGGCGTGGTCGGTGAAGGGGAGGCACAGTTCGGCGAAGAACTCGGGGGCCTGCAGGGACAAGAGGTCTCTCCGGTCGGGGTCGTGCTGGGGTTATCGGCGCGGGCCGGGCAGGGCCGGGCGGCTGGTGGTGCTCCAGCGCGGGACGCTGGGAGGCGGGAGGGCGGCCGGACGGCGTGATGAGGCGGCCCGTTGGAGGTCGAGTGGGGTGGGGGCCGACGGCTCTGAAGGCAGGATGG belongs to Streptomyces finlayi and includes:
- a CDS encoding GFA family protein — its product is MHGPWVSPNREDSYARSPSGVDLPPLWCRAIPNASASVQRCGKLPQEIRVLAPEEPPMAESIVVPDLWTGHCQCGDHAYQATGIPNDPHLCSCEHCTRLSGAPAMAWVGFHRDALKWTGPVGAPTYFSTWLLRTTEASRGQ
- a CDS encoding site-specific integrase, with translation MTSTATHVGSSFVPRVTSMVGAEALTLMNRFPYRERPSTWEATSVTREEVLKRLIRPPLRAVEPSAQANRMFGARLLLDWLMTFPGETWQQRWQKSPAHGQHIASQGWRDAFAAWARPEGRVSRRETLLVGLLALLCADAVRPDPEFLIGSRSRHLRPALETTRDPEGFARLRASLPTNISAANISSGLKTIAEILACRGGAIEDIVVGDLLLWQSKNPSNSNGRIQLAYTWLRDLGLFPADAPHTLFRISNRTGQLTPADLVDRYELQCRPIRDLLVAYLSHRSVGLDFTTLQALTISLALRFWGDLERHHPGIDSLRLPAEVITAWKVRLATKTVRKRLPDGSFREFTEPRRGAIGIKTQVRAFYLDLAEWAVEDPGQWAAWVAPCPISEAECSGRKAEKQLKARMDQRTRERLPALPTLVKTAHRLLKEATMRLDALNAAPLGSDFSVLGETFRVPRFSKCADGRPIHAWDAKGTRRSFAGEERSAFWGWAAIEILRQTGIRIEELLELGHHSIVTYKLPTTGQTVPLLQIAPSKTDQERLVLVTPELADVLSTVVSRVRGSDGRVPVLRSYDHYERVWNPPMPLLFQDRSGGYLRPLSRATIRRGLDVTLLASGLTDSAGDPLIFQPHDFRRIFITDSILNGLPPHIAQVIAGHDHIGTTMGYAAIYPTDAIEAHRAFIARRRALRPADEYRTVTPEEWGEFLGHFERRKLALGDCGRAYGTDCAHEHACVRCPVLIVHATERPRLVEIRDNLLARILEAEREGWFGEIEGLQSSLTHAEEKLAQLDAQISQKQESVDLGIPTFREIAARTSGVATPPGPA
- a CDS encoding class I SAM-dependent methyltransferase; its protein translation is MWKYQDETRTAYDGVVELYASLFANRLETQPFARNMIGTFAELVRGTGNLRAADVGCGPGHLTAMLHDLGLDSFGLDLSPAMVAHARRAHPGLRFDEARMEALPVEDGALGGVLAHYAMIHTPPEELPALLDELVRVLAPGGLLLASFFGTEGPEPVRFDHKVAPAYSWPADQFAELLTGAGLVMVARLLHDPASERGFLDTHLLARSP
- a CDS encoding SpaA isopeptide-forming pilin-related protein, whose translation is MHARIVRGAVRSAALAAAVTGTLTWAPTASAQPSEPTPSASTSPIETPAPDAGSIAITKKDTAGDVLSGAAFLLLDATGQETGRGKTDAQGKLTFPDLPPGIYRLKETFSGSPLHEVVADQDVIVTPGATARLTITDPFKAAKVLLQAKDDKTGKLLPGSTVNIGTGSDTLLTLTTGSQGTATGELPMTSRKTEFWVKQVKAPQGYDLYKPAKTFAAGPGAPVTVTVTNAKTSTTPKPDPSEKPTDKPTPKPDDPSEKPTDKTTDIPSDGAQPTPADSATPDAESSLLPEATATEETTPKTPTGSLAHTGADATPWILGSGGLFVVAGSAALIAARRRRTDSSTDDGPSES
- a CDS encoding DUF317 domain-containing protein; translation: MSPDPLGGLDSAEAVKILPRHLAGPGPMDLKTAWPFPFDENWALHQLDEDTAYTHSPCLRLWTRFAAHPTSLDKGTWTIAANHRPFESAVWRISLDATTPIELLHDLHARLLDLYLEDRDSDHDRLFADTTAPHEAYTPLLARGWSHDIKTDGTQTFRSPDGHGTVRHWYAADGILGSAGPQWLAWSGPKPRPHWQARFSFSTPPTLVAAFTASLISTEPLQRTVQDIAFPTRQHLRVANPTTKQPPSYSPVAPPPAASAAGRPR